A window from Cryobacterium sp. PAMC25264 encodes these proteins:
- a CDS encoding DUF1206 domain-containing protein — protein sequence MNTRSSAKSGAESAGRAAQQAGNNPHLKTLARVGYAVNGLLHGLIGAIAISLAVGAGGGSADQSGALGQVAQSPGGVFVLWTIVVGLAALGLWQVLQAFLVPGNDPKKVWAHRLKEIGKGVAYLFVAGTALTVALNGSANSSESTSSASASVLALPGGPVLLVIAGLAVLAIGGYFVYKGVVKKFTEDLAVPSGTVGRVTVGLGVAGYVAKGIAVGVVGILVIVAGFTVDPSQSTGLDGALHSLAELPFGTVILVLVGLGLIAYGVYCLFRARFARL from the coding sequence ATGAATACTCGTTCTTCCGCGAAGTCCGGCGCAGAGTCAGCCGGCCGGGCCGCCCAACAGGCCGGCAACAACCCACATCTCAAAACCCTGGCCAGGGTCGGTTACGCCGTCAACGGCCTCCTGCACGGCCTGATCGGGGCCATCGCAATCAGTCTCGCCGTGGGCGCGGGCGGTGGCAGCGCCGACCAGTCGGGCGCGCTCGGCCAGGTCGCGCAGTCCCCCGGCGGCGTGTTCGTGCTGTGGACCATCGTGGTGGGGCTGGCGGCGCTGGGCCTGTGGCAGGTGCTGCAGGCGTTCCTGGTGCCCGGCAACGACCCCAAGAAGGTCTGGGCGCACCGCCTCAAGGAGATCGGCAAGGGTGTCGCCTACCTGTTCGTGGCCGGCACGGCCCTCACAGTGGCGCTCAACGGCTCGGCCAACTCGTCGGAGAGCACCTCGTCGGCCAGCGCATCCGTGCTCGCTCTGCCCGGCGGGCCCGTCCTGCTGGTGATCGCTGGCCTCGCGGTGCTCGCGATCGGCGGCTACTTCGTCTATAAGGGTGTGGTCAAGAAGTTCACCGAGGACCTCGCGGTGCCCTCAGGCACCGTCGGCCGGGTCACGGTGGGTCTGGGCGTTGCCGGATACGTGGCCAAGGGTATCGCCGTGGGTGTGGTGGGCATCCTGGTGATCGTGGCGGGCTTCACGGTCGACCCGAGCCAGTCCACCGGGTTGGACGGCGCGCTGCATTCGCTCGCCGAGTTGCCTTTCGGCACCGTCATCCTGGTGTTGGTGGGCCTCGGCCTCATCGCCTACGGCGTGTACTGCCTGTTCCGGGCCCGGTTCGCCCGCCTCTAG
- the rbfA gene encoding 30S ribosome-binding factor RbfA — translation MVDPARAMKMADRIKVIVAKRLERGIRDPRLGFVTITDVKVTGDLQHASVFYTVYGSEEERKDSAAALKAATGMFRSEVGKNITARLTPSIEFIADAIPENAALIDDLLREARERDTQVGEMARTAVYAGDEDPYVKPREYAADEDDEDDDDTDEDEVAPAPTGRHVAPTEPDAL, via the coding sequence ATGGTAGATCCGGCACGCGCTATGAAGATGGCGGACCGCATCAAGGTCATCGTGGCCAAGCGGCTCGAACGCGGCATCCGCGACCCGCGACTGGGCTTCGTGACCATCACCGACGTCAAGGTCACCGGCGACCTGCAGCACGCCTCGGTGTTCTACACGGTCTACGGCTCCGAAGAAGAGCGCAAGGACAGCGCCGCCGCCCTCAAGGCCGCGACGGGCATGTTCCGCAGCGAGGTGGGCAAGAACATCACCGCCCGCCTGACGCCGTCGATCGAGTTCATCGCCGACGCCATCCCCGAGAACGCCGCACTGATCGACGACCTGCTGCGTGAGGCACGCGAGCGCGACACCCAGGTGGGTGAGATGGCCCGCACGGCCGTCTACGCCGGCGACGAAGACCCGTACGTGAAGCCGCGCGAGTACGCCGCGGACGAGGACGACGAGGATGACGACGACACCGACGAGGACGAGGTCGCCCCTGCACCCACCGGCCGTCACGTCGCTCCCACGGAGCCCGACGCACTGTAA
- a CDS encoding proline--tRNA ligase codes for MSNYFLRTLREDPSDAEVTSHRLLVRAGYIRRQAPGIFAWLPLGLKVKAKIETIIREEMAAAGAFEVHFPALLPREPYEVTGRWDEYGDGLFRLQDRKGSDLLLAPTHEEVFTLMVKDLYNSYKDLPLSIFQIQDKYRDEARSRGGLLRGREFTMKDAYSFDHTDAGLDVSYQAQRDAYERIFTRLGLEYVVVQADAGAMGGSKSEEFLHPTPVGEDTFVRSAGGYAANVEAFRTLAPAAIDFTGFPAAEVHDTPDTPTIQTLVDSANANHPRPDGRDWTAADTLKNVVLALVQLDGSREIVVIGVPGDREVDLKRVEVAFAPAEVEAANDGDFAKLDKIPGRPGLVKGYIGPWAATGAMLGAESATGIRYLVDPRVVDGTEWITGANEAGRHVFGLVAGRDFTADGTVEAAEVRAGDPAPDGSGPVELARGMEIGHVFQLGRKYAEALGLKVLDENGKLVTVTMGSYGIGVTRALAVIAELNNDAKGLIWPEAVAPFDVHVIATGRDEVVFTTSEAVTAMLEASGRDVLYDDRRKVSPGVKFGDAELIGIPTIVIVGRGAADGIVELWDRRSGERTQVAVTELAGHFA; via the coding sequence ATGTCGAACTACTTTCTCCGTACCCTCCGCGAAGACCCCTCTGATGCCGAGGTCACCAGCCACCGCCTGCTTGTGCGGGCCGGCTACATCCGTCGTCAGGCGCCGGGTATCTTCGCCTGGCTGCCGCTGGGCCTGAAGGTCAAGGCGAAGATCGAGACCATCATCCGCGAGGAGATGGCCGCGGCAGGCGCGTTCGAGGTGCACTTCCCGGCCCTGCTGCCGCGCGAGCCCTACGAGGTCACCGGTCGCTGGGACGAGTACGGCGACGGCCTGTTCCGCCTTCAGGACCGCAAGGGCAGCGACCTGCTGCTGGCTCCCACCCACGAAGAGGTCTTCACCCTCATGGTGAAGGACCTCTACAACAGCTACAAGGACCTGCCCCTGTCGATCTTCCAGATCCAGGACAAGTACCGCGACGAGGCCCGCTCCCGCGGTGGCCTGCTGCGCGGCCGCGAGTTCACCATGAAGGACGCCTACTCCTTCGACCACACGGATGCCGGCCTCGACGTGAGCTACCAGGCCCAGCGCGACGCTTACGAGCGCATCTTCACCCGCCTGGGCCTCGAGTACGTCGTCGTGCAGGCGGATGCCGGCGCCATGGGCGGCTCCAAGAGCGAAGAGTTCCTGCACCCCACTCCGGTCGGCGAAGACACCTTCGTGCGCTCGGCCGGCGGCTACGCGGCCAACGTCGAGGCGTTCCGCACCCTGGCTCCCGCTGCGATCGACTTCACCGGGTTCCCGGCCGCCGAGGTGCACGACACCCCGGACACCCCCACCATCCAGACCCTGGTGGACAGCGCCAACGCCAACCACCCGCGCCCCGACGGGCGTGACTGGACCGCGGCGGACACGCTCAAGAACGTCGTCCTCGCGCTCGTGCAGCTCGACGGCAGCCGCGAGATCGTCGTGATCGGCGTGCCCGGCGACCGTGAGGTCGACCTCAAGCGCGTCGAGGTCGCCTTCGCCCCCGCCGAGGTGGAGGCCGCCAACGACGGTGACTTCGCCAAGCTCGACAAGATTCCCGGCCGCCCGGGCCTGGTGAAGGGCTACATCGGCCCGTGGGCCGCGACCGGCGCGATGCTGGGCGCCGAATCGGCGACCGGCATCCGTTACCTGGTCGACCCGCGAGTGGTCGACGGCACCGAGTGGATCACCGGCGCCAACGAGGCCGGCCGCCACGTCTTCGGCCTCGTCGCCGGCCGTGACTTCACGGCCGACGGCACCGTCGAAGCCGCAGAGGTGCGCGCCGGTGACCCCGCCCCCGACGGCTCCGGCCCGGTAGAGCTGGCTCGCGGCATGGAGATCGGGCACGTGTTCCAGCTCGGCCGCAAGTACGCCGAGGCGCTGGGCCTCAAGGTTCTCGACGAGAACGGCAAGCTCGTCACCGTCACGATGGGCTCCTACGGCATCGGCGTCACCCGAGCCCTCGCCGTGATCGCCGAGCTCAATAACGACGCCAAGGGCTTGATCTGGCCCGAGGCCGTGGCCCCGTTCGACGTGCACGTGATCGCCACGGGCCGCGACGAGGTGGTCTTCACGACCAGCGAGGCCGTGACCGCGATGCTCGAGGCCTCCGGCCGCGACGTGCTCTACGACGACCGCCGCAAGGTGTCACCTGGCGTCAAGTTCGGTGACGCAGAGCTCATCGGCATCCCCACCATCGTGATCGTGGGCCGTGGCGCGGCCGACGGCATCGTGGAGCTGTGGGACCGCCGCTCTGGAGAGCGCACGCAGGTGGCCGTCACCGAGCTGGCCGGCCACTTCGCCTGA
- the ispG gene encoding flavodoxin-dependent (E)-4-hydroxy-3-methylbut-2-enyl-diphosphate synthase gives MAAINLGMPKVPEILAPRRKSRQIKVGKVLVGGDARVSVQSMTTTPTTNINATLQQIAELTASGCDIVRVAVPSRDDAEALPIIAKKSQIPVIADIHFQPSYVYQAIDAGCAAVRVNPGNIRKFDDQVGKIAAAAKAAGVSIRIGVNAGSLEPSLLQKYGKATPEALVESAVWEASLFEEHDFHDFKISVKHNDPVIMVKAYRLLAERGDWPLHLGVTEAGPSFQGTIKSATAFGILLGEGIGDTIRVSLSAPPAEEIKVGLQILQSLNLRERKLEIVSCPSCGRAQVDVYKLANDVTDGLEGMTVPLRVAVMGCVVNGPGEARDADLGVASGNGKGQIFVRGEVIKTVPESEIVATLIEEANRMAAEMPPSEDSLGAPVVTVGSR, from the coding sequence GTGGCCGCAATAAACCTGGGTATGCCCAAAGTCCCCGAAATCCTCGCACCCCGACGCAAGTCCCGCCAGATCAAGGTCGGCAAGGTCCTCGTCGGCGGTGACGCTCGCGTCAGCGTGCAGTCGATGACAACGACACCGACGACGAATATCAACGCGACGCTGCAGCAGATCGCCGAGCTCACCGCCTCCGGCTGTGACATCGTGCGGGTCGCGGTGCCCAGCCGCGATGATGCCGAGGCGCTGCCGATCATCGCCAAGAAGAGTCAGATCCCCGTGATCGCCGACATCCACTTCCAGCCAAGCTACGTGTACCAGGCCATCGACGCCGGGTGTGCGGCCGTGCGGGTGAACCCGGGCAACATCCGCAAGTTCGACGACCAGGTGGGCAAGATCGCTGCCGCGGCCAAGGCCGCCGGCGTCTCCATCCGCATCGGCGTCAACGCCGGTTCCCTCGAGCCCAGCCTGCTGCAGAAGTACGGCAAGGCCACCCCGGAGGCGCTCGTCGAGAGCGCCGTCTGGGAAGCCAGCCTGTTCGAGGAGCACGACTTCCACGACTTCAAGATCTCGGTCAAGCACAACGACCCCGTGATCATGGTCAAGGCCTACCGGCTGCTCGCCGAACGCGGCGACTGGCCGCTGCACCTTGGCGTGACCGAGGCCGGCCCGTCCTTCCAGGGCACCATCAAGAGCGCCACGGCGTTCGGTATCCTGCTCGGCGAGGGCATCGGCGACACCATCCGGGTGTCCCTCTCCGCCCCGCCCGCCGAGGAGATCAAGGTGGGCCTGCAGATCCTGCAGTCGCTCAACCTGCGTGAGCGCAAGCTCGAGATCGTCTCCTGCCCCAGCTGCGGCCGGGCCCAGGTGGATGTCTACAAGCTCGCCAACGACGTCACCGACGGCCTCGAGGGCATGACCGTGCCGCTCCGCGTCGCGGTGATGGGCTGTGTCGTCAACGGACCTGGCGAGGCCCGCGACGCCGACCTCGGTGTGGCCTCCGGCAACGGCAAGGGCCAGATCTTCGTGCGCGGCGAGGTCATCAAGACCGTGCCGGAGTCCGAGATCGTGGCGACCCTGATCGAGGAGGCCAACCGTATGGCCGCCGAGATGCCGCCCAGCGAAGACTCCCTCGGCGCCCCCGTCGTGACGGTCGGCTCCCGCTAA
- a CDS encoding RIP metalloprotease: protein METVLLYILGVAVVVVGLALSIGLHEIGHLVPAKLFGVKVTQYMIGFGPTMWSKKKGETEYGVKAIPLGGYISMIGMFPPAKDGSARNNSTGFFNQLVQEGEPAPAARSSMAAEARQASADTIGEGEDHRAFYRLPVYKRVIIMLGGPTMNLLIAVVLFAVLLMGFGTTQASTTVGSVSACVLPATSDRQTCAEGDEAAPGAAAGLKPGDRLVSIDGTAITSWDQSTAIIRESSGTPLQVVVERDSAQQTLSITPKLTERYVTDADGNVVTDASGAQETTEVGFVGIGPAGELVPQPATAVLPAVGENISGVFHMILNLPQRLIDVANAAFGPGERDPNGPISVVGVGRVAGEIASVDTIPLASKTASLIGLLASLNIALFVFNLVPLMPLDGGHVAGALWEGIRRWFAKLFKRRDPGPVDTAKLMPLTLAVAVVLGGMTLLLVYADIVKPINLFG, encoded by the coding sequence GTGGAAACCGTGCTGTTGTACATCTTGGGCGTAGCCGTGGTCGTCGTGGGCCTCGCGCTCTCCATCGGCCTGCACGAGATCGGGCACCTGGTGCCGGCCAAGCTGTTCGGGGTCAAGGTCACCCAGTACATGATCGGGTTCGGCCCCACCATGTGGTCGAAGAAGAAGGGCGAGACCGAGTACGGCGTCAAGGCCATCCCTCTCGGCGGCTATATCTCGATGATCGGCATGTTCCCGCCCGCCAAGGACGGTTCAGCGCGCAACAACAGCACCGGCTTCTTCAACCAGCTGGTGCAGGAGGGTGAACCGGCCCCCGCCGCCCGCAGCAGCATGGCCGCTGAGGCCCGGCAGGCCAGCGCCGACACCATCGGCGAGGGCGAGGATCACCGCGCCTTCTACCGCCTCCCGGTCTACAAGCGTGTCATCATCATGCTCGGTGGGCCCACGATGAACCTGCTCATCGCCGTGGTGCTCTTCGCGGTGCTGCTGATGGGCTTCGGCACCACCCAGGCCAGCACCACCGTGGGCAGCGTCAGCGCCTGCGTGCTGCCGGCCACCAGCGACCGGCAGACCTGCGCGGAGGGCGACGAAGCCGCTCCGGGCGCCGCGGCCGGCCTCAAGCCCGGCGACCGACTGGTGAGCATCGACGGCACCGCGATCACCAGCTGGGACCAGTCCACCGCGATCATCCGCGAGTCCTCCGGTACACCGCTGCAGGTGGTCGTCGAACGCGACAGCGCCCAGCAGACCCTCTCGATCACCCCCAAGCTCACCGAACGCTACGTGACGGATGCCGACGGCAACGTCGTCACCGACGCCAGCGGCGCCCAGGAAACCACCGAGGTCGGCTTCGTCGGCATCGGCCCGGCCGGCGAACTCGTGCCGCAGCCGGCAACCGCGGTGCTGCCCGCCGTCGGCGAGAACATCTCCGGCGTCTTCCACATGATCCTCAACCTGCCGCAGCGCCTGATCGACGTGGCCAACGCCGCGTTCGGCCCGGGGGAGCGCGACCCGAACGGCCCGATCAGCGTGGTGGGCGTCGGCCGGGTCGCCGGTGAGATCGCCAGCGTCGACACGATCCCGCTCGCCAGCAAGACCGCAAGCCTGATCGGGCTGCTCGCGTCGCTGAACATCGCCCTGTTCGTCTTCAACCTGGTGCCGCTCATGCCGCTGGACGGCGGCCACGTCGCCGGAGCGCTCTGGGAGGGCATCCGCCGGTGGTTCGCGAAGCTGTTCAAGCGCCGCGACCCCGGGCCCGTCGACACGGCCAAGCTGATGCCCCTGACCCTGGCGGTTGCCGTGGTGCTCGGCGGTATGACGCTGTTGCTGGTCTACGCCGACATCGTCAAGCCGATCAACCTGTTCGGCTGA
- the nusA gene encoding transcription termination factor NusA, producing the protein MDIDLSVLRLMEREKEIPFEELVQIIEQAILTAYLKHTHQGEPLKQAAEEEPGARVVLDRKSGHVDIYIPEHDEEGNIIGEAVDNPDDFGRIAAFAAKQVINQRLRDIADDAVLGEFKGREGEIVAGIIQQGPNPRMIHVDLGTIEAILPPEEQVPGESYVHGSRIRVYVTAVGRGMKGPQITVSRTHPSLVRRLFALEVPEIASGVVEIVSLAREAGHRTKIAVRATEPGVNAKGACIGELGQRVRAVTAELNNEKIDIVDYSPDLATFVASALSPAKVTSAYVIDESIKAVRALVPDYQLSLAIGKEGQNARLAAKLTGAKIDIQPDSILEDDE; encoded by the coding sequence ATGGACATCGACCTCAGCGTGTTGCGGCTGATGGAGCGCGAGAAAGAGATTCCCTTCGAGGAACTCGTGCAGATCATCGAGCAAGCAATTTTGACGGCCTACCTCAAGCACACCCACCAGGGTGAGCCACTGAAGCAGGCTGCGGAAGAAGAACCCGGAGCTCGCGTCGTCCTCGACCGCAAGTCCGGTCACGTCGACATTTACATTCCTGAGCACGACGAAGAGGGCAACATCATCGGCGAAGCCGTTGACAACCCTGACGACTTCGGTCGCATTGCCGCATTCGCGGCCAAGCAGGTCATCAACCAGCGTCTGCGCGACATCGCGGATGACGCGGTGCTGGGCGAATTCAAGGGCCGCGAAGGCGAGATCGTCGCGGGCATCATCCAGCAGGGCCCCAACCCCCGCATGATCCACGTCGACCTCGGCACGATCGAAGCGATCCTGCCGCCCGAGGAGCAGGTGCCCGGCGAAAGCTACGTGCACGGTTCGCGCATCCGGGTGTATGTCACGGCCGTCGGCCGCGGCATGAAGGGCCCGCAGATCACCGTGTCGCGAACGCACCCGTCGCTCGTGCGTCGGCTGTTCGCCCTCGAGGTTCCCGAGATCGCCAGTGGCGTCGTGGAGATCGTGTCGCTGGCCCGCGAAGCCGGCCACCGCACCAAGATCGCCGTGCGCGCCACCGAACCCGGCGTGAACGCCAAGGGTGCCTGCATCGGCGAGCTCGGCCAGCGCGTGCGTGCGGTGACCGCTGAGCTCAACAATGAGAAGATCGACATCGTCGACTACTCGCCCGACCTGGCCACCTTCGTGGCCAGCGCACTGTCGCCGGCCAAGGTCACCAGCGCCTATGTCATCGACGAGTCGATCAAGGCCGTTCGGGCCCTCGTGCCCGATTACCAGCTGTCGCTCGCGATCGGCAAGGAGGGCCAGAACGCCCGCCTCGCCGCCAAGCTGACCGGCGCAAAAATCGACATCCAGCCGGACAGCATTCTGGAGGATGACGAATAG
- a CDS encoding A/G-specific adenine glycosylase, translating to MNATAQSTATVTADVAGTAAAGLAAEISTWFGDNARDLPWRRAGFSAWGTLVSEFMLQQTPVNRVIPRLAEWLERWPTPGDLAAVPPGEAVRAWASLGYPRRALWLHAAAVQITERHGGVVPHDVEDLLALTGIGDYTARAVAAFAYGHRHPVVDTNTRRVIARAVAGQAEPAPPSRRRDLEAMSQLLPEETVAAAVFNAAIMELGAVVCTSRSPRCDACPIRDACTWRAAGYPEYAGPKKAVQKKFEGSDRQVRGLIMAELRATHHPVTAAEIESLWPDAVQRDRALAGLLADGLAVCVDTGMYALSQG from the coding sequence ATGAACGCCACAGCCCAAAGCACCGCCACCGTCACCGCAGATGTCGCCGGAACGGCGGCCGCCGGGCTTGCCGCCGAGATCAGCACCTGGTTCGGCGACAACGCGCGCGACCTGCCCTGGCGGCGTGCGGGCTTCAGCGCCTGGGGCACCCTGGTGAGCGAGTTCATGTTGCAGCAGACCCCGGTGAACCGGGTGATCCCGCGTCTGGCGGAGTGGCTCGAACGCTGGCCGACCCCCGGCGACCTCGCCGCCGTGCCCCCGGGTGAAGCCGTTCGCGCGTGGGCCAGCCTGGGCTACCCGCGCCGAGCACTCTGGCTGCACGCCGCGGCCGTGCAGATCACCGAACGCCACGGTGGCGTGGTGCCGCACGACGTGGAGGACCTCCTCGCTCTCACGGGCATCGGCGACTACACCGCCAGAGCCGTCGCCGCGTTCGCCTACGGCCATCGCCATCCGGTCGTCGACACGAACACCCGGCGGGTGATCGCGCGCGCCGTTGCCGGCCAGGCCGAACCGGCGCCGCCGAGCCGGCGACGCGACCTGGAGGCAATGTCGCAGCTGTTGCCGGAGGAGACCGTGGCCGCCGCGGTCTTCAACGCCGCGATCATGGAGCTGGGCGCCGTGGTGTGTACCAGCCGCAGCCCCCGCTGCGACGCCTGCCCGATCCGGGATGCCTGCACCTGGCGCGCCGCCGGCTACCCGGAGTACGCGGGACCGAAGAAGGCCGTGCAGAAGAAGTTCGAGGGAAGCGACCGGCAGGTGCGCGGCCTCATCATGGCCGAGCTGCGGGCAACCCACCACCCCGTCACGGCCGCCGAGATCGAGAGCCTCTGGCCGGACGCCGTGCAGCGGGACCGCGCCCTGGCCGGACTGCTCGCCGACGGCCTCGCCGTGTGCGTGGACACCGGGATGTACGCTCTTTCCCAGGGGTGA
- a CDS encoding D-arabinono-1,4-lactone oxidase, with product MSVRVGAGSTYAQVGRYLAGQGLALPNLASLPHISVAGAIQTGTHGSGVRNGSLASSVLALEVVRADGQVVTVSEHDADFAASVVGLGAVGIVTAVTLRVQPHFQISQYVHEELSWAAALAHWPAIMSSGYSVSVFTTFQGENTHQVWSKRRLDVDGPEFDLGALGATEATVALHPLPGVAADSVTEQLREPGPWNERLAHFRSEFQPSHGEEIQSEYLIPAEHAVAAITALRAIGDRIAPLLHISELRSVAADTAWLSPSYARDSLAIHFTWKPLPAEILAVLPLVEHTLEPFAPRPHWGKVSTMSPAGLRRAYPRLGDFAAHVRRVDPAGRFENAYLKRVLPHD from the coding sequence GTGAGCGTGCGGGTCGGCGCCGGCAGCACCTACGCCCAGGTGGGCCGGTACCTCGCCGGGCAGGGCCTCGCACTGCCCAACCTCGCGTCCCTGCCGCACATCTCCGTGGCCGGTGCCATCCAGACCGGCACCCACGGCTCCGGGGTGCGCAACGGCTCGCTGGCCTCCTCGGTGCTGGCCCTCGAGGTCGTGCGCGCCGACGGTCAGGTGGTCACCGTGAGCGAGCACGACGCAGACTTCGCCGCATCCGTGGTGGGCCTGGGTGCCGTCGGCATCGTCACAGCGGTCACCCTTCGGGTACAGCCGCACTTCCAGATCTCCCAGTACGTGCACGAGGAGCTGTCCTGGGCGGCGGCGCTGGCCCACTGGCCGGCCATCATGTCCAGCGGCTACAGCGTGAGTGTGTTCACCACGTTCCAGGGCGAGAACACCCACCAGGTCTGGTCGAAGCGCCGGCTGGACGTGGACGGGCCGGAATTCGACCTCGGCGCCCTGGGCGCCACCGAGGCCACCGTGGCGCTGCATCCGCTGCCCGGGGTCGCCGCAGACAGCGTCACCGAGCAGTTGCGCGAACCCGGACCGTGGAACGAGCGCCTCGCGCACTTCCGCAGTGAGTTCCAGCCGAGCCACGGCGAGGAGATCCAGTCCGAATACCTGATCCCAGCCGAGCACGCCGTCGCGGCCATCACCGCGCTGCGGGCGATCGGTGACCGGATCGCGCCCCTGCTGCACATCTCCGAGCTGCGCAGCGTCGCCGCAGACACCGCCTGGCTCAGCCCCAGCTACGCCAGGGACTCCCTGGCCATCCACTTCACCTGGAAGCCGCTCCCGGCCGAGATCCTGGCGGTGCTCCCCCTCGTCGAGCACACGCTGGAGCCTTTCGCGCCTCGGCCGCACTGGGGCAAGGTCTCCACGATGTCCCCGGCCGGGCTGCGCCGGGCCTATCCCCGGCTCGGCGACTTCGCCGCCCACGTGCGACGGGTCGACCCCGCCGGCCGCTTCGAGAACGCCTACCTGAAACGAGTCCTTCCCCATGACTGA
- a CDS encoding YlxR family protein — protein sequence MEPVRTCIGCRSRASRSSLLRVVAQNSLLVVDKTATLPGRGAWIHPTIACFQEAVKRRAFGRALRVSSPLDAKQLENRLTWLMDN from the coding sequence ATGGAACCCGTTAGAACGTGCATTGGATGCCGTTCGCGCGCCTCACGCTCCTCACTTCTGAGGGTCGTCGCCCAGAATTCGCTCCTGGTGGTCGATAAGACCGCCACCCTGCCTGGGCGCGGTGCGTGGATTCATCCCACCATCGCGTGCTTTCAGGAGGCCGTCAAGCGGCGCGCTTTCGGGCGTGCCCTGCGTGTGAGCAGTCCCCTGGACGCAAAACAACTAGAGAACAGGCTGACTTGGCTAATGGATAACTAA